The genomic window CGCGAAAAGCAGTACAGCGCCAGTGGCGATGATAGTCGCCGAAGCTGGCGGATCAGGCTCTCGCTATCCTTATACGCCAGCACCGGAAGCACGGGGCCAAAAATCTCCTCCTGCATGCAAGGGGCCGACCACTCCGGTCTTAAAACCAAACGCGGAGCCAGTCGGAGCGCTTCCGGCTCGTCCCGGCCATAGATGAGGGCATCGGGCCCGGCGAGGTCTTTGACCCGCTCGTAATGCTGAAGGTCCACCAGACGCGCCAGGTCATGGGCCCAGCGGCCTTCGCGCAGCAGGCGCTGCATCTCCCCCACCAGTTCATCATAGCAGGACTCGTGTACGATCACGAAGTCCGGCGCGAAGCAGGTCTGTCCGGCGTTAAAGAGCTTACCGGCGAGGATGCGGCGCGCGGCGATGGCAAGATCGACACTCGGATCCACGACACATGGACACTTCCCCCCCAGCTCCATCACGCAAGGGATCATCCGCGAGGCGGCCCGGCGGGCAACGAGCTTGCCCACCCGCTCACTCCCGGTGAAAAAAATAAAGTCGAAATCCAACCCGGTCAGTTCCTCCGCTACCTCGGCGCTGCCGGTCACCACGGACACATGCTCCGGCTCGAAGCAGGCCGTAACCAACTCACCCAGCAGACACTCGGTCGCACTGGCCGACTCCGAGGGCTTGAGGATGACAGTGTTTCCCGCCGCCACAGCGGAAATGACCGGCGCCAGCGCAAGCTGGAGTGGATAGTTCCAGGCGGCCATGACCAGTACGCAGCCGTAGGGCTCCAGCATCACCCGGCTTGTCATGGGAAAAAAATACAGTGGGCTCGTTTTGCACTGAGGCTTCAGCCAGCGCCGAAGACGCTTGCGCGTTAGCTGTATCTCCTTCCGCAGGAAATAAACCTCGGACAAATAAGCCTCCGCTTCCGGTTTACCCAGATCCTGGGCTAGCGCGGCCAGGGCATCGTCCGTGCGTCGCGCCAACTCCTTCTCCAGACGCTGAAGGCTCGCGCAGCGCCAGGCGATATTCCGGGTATGCCCCCGCTCGAAAAACGCCCGCTGATCTTCGAGAAGCTGGGGAGCCTCCTCGGCTTTTTTTCTATAAAGCGCTTGAGCCATTGGATTTTTGACATTTTACGGCTATTGTCCGGTCACTTTTCAACCGCATAATATTATGAAACCACGGACAGTCGCAGTTATTGGAGCAGGACTTGGTGGACTATCTGCCGCAATCGCCCTCAAGTCAAAAGGTTACGACGTGGAAATATTCGAAAAGAATGACCGTATCGGGGGAAAACTCAACCTGCTGGAGAAAGATGGATTCACCTTTGATCTGGGACCGTCCATTTTCACGCTCCCGCAGTACTTCGAGTCTCTCTTCGCGCGGGCCGGACGACAGATGTGCGACTATGTGCAGTTGGAACCCGTTCAGCCGCAGTGGCGGAATTTCTTCGAAGATGGCACCGTGCTCGATCTCTATCAGGAGCCGGAGCGCATGCGCAAGGAACTGGCAAAACTCGGCGGTGAAACGGACCAACACTGGCAGGAACTGCAAGGCTTTCTCGACTACGGCAGGAAGCAATACGCGATCACAGAGGCCGGGTATTTCGACAAGGGCCTGGACAACCTGTGGGAGTTCATCCGCTTCTACGGTCTCTTCAAGATCGGATCACAGATTGACTACCGCCGCAGCATGAGCGACTCCATCGCGCGCTTTTTCACCGATCCGAAGCTGCGCAGCATTTTCGAGTACTTCATCAAGTACGTAGGCTCTTCGGCCCTCGACGCGCCCGGCTATATGAACCTCATGCCAATCATCCAGTTCGACTACGGCCTGTGGTATGTACGCGGCGGCATGTACGAACTGGCCCGCGGCCTGGAGCGACTCCTGCAGGAACTGAACATCCCCGTACACCTCAACGCCGAGATCCGCCGCCTGCACAAAGCAGGCAAGACCGTCACCTCCCTGGAACTGGCCGGAGGCGAGCGCCGCGCCTTCGACATCGTGGTCAGCAATATGGAAGTCATCCCTTGCTATGAGCACCTGCTGGATGAAGCGCCGCGCTTCATGCGCAAACTGAAAAAGTTTCAGCCCGCCTGCTCGGGGCTCGTCCTGCATATCGGCACGGACAAGGTATATCCCGAATTGGCGCACCACAACTTCTTCTACTCAGAGAATCAGCACAAGCACTTCCAAACCGTCTTTCAAAAGCATCAGCTCCCCGAAGACCCCACGCTCTACGTAGTCGCCCCTACCCGCACCGATCCATCCAAAGCACCTGCTCGTTGCGACAATATCAAGATCCTTCCGCACATCCCCCCTCTGGACCCGTCCTCGGGCATCACGCATACCGACTATCTGGCCCTGCGCGAGCGCATGCTCGACAAGATGGAGCGATGCGGCCTTAAAGACCTGCGCAAGCACATCATCACCGAGGACTTTATGACGCCCGTGGACATCGAGCGCCGCTACCGCTCCAACCGCGGCTCCATCTACGGGGTGGTCACGGACTGGCGCCTCAACCGCGGTTTCAAGGCCCCCAAGACCAGTTCACGGTACCGCAATCTCTACTTCACCGGCGGCAGCGTGAACCCCGGCGGCGGCATGCCTATGGTCGTGCTGTGCGGGCAAAAGGTCGCGGACAGAGTCGCCGCCGCCCACCCCCTGAGTTGATCCCCCATGCTGCTCGCTATCCCCGCCCTTGCCCTGCTCCTGTGGCCCAGTCTCTGGCTGGTGCTGGGGCGCCCGCGTCGGGTCCCGGCGACAGGCGCCGTGGAGCCGGACACGGACGCAACGGACGCAGGAATCTCCGTCATCATCCCCGCCCGAGACGAGGAGGACGCCATCGGACGGCTGCTGGACTCGCTCCATGCGCAATCGATCCGCCCGGGCGAAGTGATCGTCGTGGACGACGGCTCGACTGACAGGACCGCCGCTATCGCGCGCGAAAAAAGCGCCACCGTCCTGAGCGGACAGGAACTCCCTGCGGGCTGGCGCGGCAAGCCTTGGGCCTGCTTCCAGGGAGCCCGTGCCGCCACCGCCCCCTGGCTGCTCTTTCTGGATGCGGATACCGAGCTGGAGCCGGGCGCCATGCGTAAGCTTGCCGCGCTTACGAGCGACGGGCAACGCGTCTACTCCGTCTGCCCGTACCACGCCATGAGTAAACCCTACGAACAGCTATCCGCTTTTTTCAACCTGTGCATGGCCGCCGGCGCGGGAGCGTTTGGTGTAGGCGAAGGGGGGGCGCTTTTCGGCCAGTGCCTGCTTGTATCCAAAGCCAACTACACCAAGGTGGGAGGCCACGAGACCGTCAAGGATCGCGTGCTGGAAAACCTTTACCTGGCCGAGGCGTTTTTCCGGCAAGACATTGATCGCACCTGCTACCTGGGCCAGGGTACGATCCGCATGCGCATGTATCCGGAGGGCCTGCGCTCCCTGTGGCGCGGATGGTCCAAGGGGTTTCTCTCCGGAGCATCCGCCACCGCCGGCCTGCCGCTCGCCCTGTGCTCGGCCTGGATTACCGGGGCGATGACGGCGATGCTGGCCCTGGTCCTGCTGCTGGCGGTGGATGCCTCGCCGTCCTACACCTTAGCCACCCTGCTCGTGTACTGCCTGTATGCCGGTCAGTGCGCCTGGAGCTTTCGCCTGTTGGGGACCTATTCGGTCTGGACCTC from Ruficoccus amylovorans includes these protein-coding regions:
- a CDS encoding aldehyde dehydrogenase family protein; this translates as MAQALYRKKAEEAPQLLEDQRAFFERGHTRNIAWRCASLQRLEKELARRTDDALAALAQDLGKPEAEAYLSEVYFLRKEIQLTRKRLRRWLKPQCKTSPLYFFPMTSRVMLEPYGCVLVMAAWNYPLQLALAPVISAVAAGNTVILKPSESASATECLLGELVTACFEPEHVSVVTGSAEVAEELTGLDFDFIFFTGSERVGKLVARRAASRMIPCVMELGGKCPCVVDPSVDLAIAARRILAGKLFNAGQTCFAPDFVIVHESCYDELVGEMQRLLREGRWAHDLARLVDLQHYERVKDLAGPDALIYGRDEPEALRLAPRLVLRPEWSAPCMQEEIFGPVLPVLAYKDSESLIRQLRRLSSPLALYCFSRRKDFISILTRSLRSGSVCVNDTMKQAANLALPFGGVGASGYGRYRAEAGVEAFSYRRSIARRFFLPDPFALMPPYGDKIRLLRRWLK
- a CDS encoding phytoene desaturase family protein, yielding MKPRTVAVIGAGLGGLSAAIALKSKGYDVEIFEKNDRIGGKLNLLEKDGFTFDLGPSIFTLPQYFESLFARAGRQMCDYVQLEPVQPQWRNFFEDGTVLDLYQEPERMRKELAKLGGETDQHWQELQGFLDYGRKQYAITEAGYFDKGLDNLWEFIRFYGLFKIGSQIDYRRSMSDSIARFFTDPKLRSIFEYFIKYVGSSALDAPGYMNLMPIIQFDYGLWYVRGGMYELARGLERLLQELNIPVHLNAEIRRLHKAGKTVTSLELAGGERRAFDIVVSNMEVIPCYEHLLDEAPRFMRKLKKFQPACSGLVLHIGTDKVYPELAHHNFFYSENQHKHFQTVFQKHQLPEDPTLYVVAPTRTDPSKAPARCDNIKILPHIPPLDPSSGITHTDYLALRERMLDKMERCGLKDLRKHIITEDFMTPVDIERRYRSNRGSIYGVVTDWRLNRGFKAPKTSSRYRNLYFTGGSVNPGGGMPMVVLCGQKVADRVAAAHPLS
- a CDS encoding glycosyltransferase, which gives rise to MLLAIPALALLLWPSLWLVLGRPRRVPATGAVEPDTDATDAGISVIIPARDEEDAIGRLLDSLHAQSIRPGEVIVVDDGSTDRTAAIAREKSATVLSGQELPAGWRGKPWACFQGARAATAPWLLFLDADTELEPGAMRKLAALTSDGQRVYSVCPYHAMSKPYEQLSAFFNLCMAAGAGAFGVGEGGALFGQCLLVSKANYTKVGGHETVKDRVLENLYLAEAFFRQDIDRTCYLGQGTIRMRMYPEGLRSLWRGWSKGFLSGASATAGLPLALCSAWITGAMTAMLALVLLLAVDASPSYTLATLLVYCLYAGQCAWSFRLLGTYSVWTSILYPVALLFYQVLFFAALITGRRAGTLWKGRHVH